In one window of Microscilla marina ATCC 23134 DNA:
- a CDS encoding leucine-rich repeat domain-containing protein, with protein QAQSSLAKALKTPDRTTTLYLNKENLTALSEKIGRLKNLQMLDLSYNTLSSLPKSLGNLKSLEKLDLSGNKFTELPEVIGQLTSLQRLVLTHSQITSFPKSIQNLKKLWSLNLSAIQTTQLPTNIELITSLEKLQVEAGSLTKLPKNIGKLTNLIELKLNHNQLISLPESLGDLKNLKKLILYSNKLKSLPATIGQLKNLELLSLGDFRGTNELTVLPESIGQLKSLRELHLTGNRLTKLPKSIGQLKSLRELHLMGCGLTDLPDSIGQLENLEVLYLSGNKLAKLPKSIGKLNRLKKIYAPKSLEKEKAKIEKWLPNCEVIF; from the coding sequence CTCAGGCTCAGTCATCTTTGGCAAAGGCTTTGAAAACACCAGATAGGACTACTACTCTTTATTTGAACAAAGAAAATCTCACCGCTTTATCAGAAAAAATTGGGCGTTTAAAAAACTTGCAAATGCTAGATTTAAGCTATAATACACTTTCCAGTTTACCCAAAAGTTTGGGCAATTTAAAAAGCTTGGAAAAGCTGGACTTGAGTGGTAATAAGTTTACTGAGTTGCCTGAAGTCATTGGTCAATTAACAAGTTTACAAAGGCTGGTTTTAACCCATTCTCAAATTACCAGCTTCCCGAAAAGTATTCAAAACCTGAAAAAACTCTGGAGTTTAAACTTGTCAGCTATTCAAACAACCCAACTCCCTACAAATATTGAGCTTATCACAAGCTTAGAGAAACTACAGGTGGAGGCTGGTTCACTTACTAAGCTACCGAAAAACATTGGTAAGTTGACAAATTTAATAGAACTCAAGTTGAACCATAATCAGCTTATCAGTTTGCCTGAGAGCTTGGGTGATTTGAAAAACTTAAAAAAGCTCATTTTGTATAGCAACAAGCTTAAATCATTGCCGGCAACAATTGGTCAATTGAAAAATCTAGAGCTTTTATCTTTGGGTGATTTTAGGGGTACCAATGAGTTAACTGTTTTACCCGAAAGTATAGGGCAACTCAAGAGCTTGAGAGAACTCCATTTGACAGGAAATAGACTTACTAAATTGCCTAAAAGTATAGGGCAACTCAAGAGCTTGAGAGAACTCCATTTGATGGGATGTGGGCTTACTGATTTGCCAGACAGCATAGGGCAGTTAGAGAACTTGGAAGTGCTCTATTTGTCAGGAAATAAACTTGCTAAATTGCCCAAAAGTATTGGCAAGTTGAATAGGTTAAAAAAAATATATGCCCCCAAATCACTAGAGAAAGAAAAAGCAAAGATAGAAAAATGGCTTCCCAACTGTGAGGTAATCTTTTAA
- a CDS encoding YgiQ family radical SAM protein — protein MNKGQKDIKKTHINERPITDWLPITMKEVEKRGWEELDVVLISGDAYVDHPAFGPAVIGRILENAGYRIAIIPQPNWRDDLRDFKKFGKPRLFFGVTSGCMDSMVNHYTAAKRRRSTDAYTPGGEAGFRPDYAASVYTKILKQLYPDVPVLVGGIEASLRRVTHYDYWQDKLFPSVLESSGADMLVYGMGEQSLREILKLAEKGVPFSSMRTIPQTAFMVGEDEKMPRNKNWKDVEINGHEDCLKDKVKYAANFKVVEQESNKAQARRILQKTGKRTLVINPPYPPMEEAVIDHSFDLPYTRLPHPKYKKRGAIPAYEMIKFSINMHRGCFGGCSFCTISAHQGKFIASRSKESIMKEVDAVTKMPDFKGYISDLGGPSANMYKMKGKVQEICDRCVAPSCIHPVVCHNLDTSHKPLTEIYKEAAAHPSVKKAFVGSGIRYDLLVKGHNKVGDDDDMEEYMDNLIQNHISGRLKVAPEHTSDNTLKIMRKPSFKHFHDFKKRYDRINKKYGKDQPLIPYFISGHPGCEEEDMANLACETKDMGFQLEQVQGFTPTPMTVATVIYYAGVHPYTLQPTYTAKSEKDKKNQHLFFFWYKSENRRRIADKLNNMNRPDMLKKLLGKPQPEKSAKADHRKKQYRKNKSKKRR, from the coding sequence ATGAATAAAGGACAGAAAGACATAAAAAAGACTCATATAAACGAAAGACCCATTACCGACTGGCTCCCCATTACTATGAAAGAAGTAGAAAAGCGAGGGTGGGAGGAGTTGGACGTGGTGTTGATTTCAGGTGATGCTTATGTAGACCATCCGGCATTTGGTCCGGCTGTGATTGGTCGTATTCTCGAAAACGCCGGTTATAGAATAGCCATTATTCCCCAGCCTAACTGGCGCGACGATTTACGTGATTTTAAAAAGTTTGGCAAGCCTCGGTTGTTTTTTGGGGTAACATCGGGTTGTATGGACTCTATGGTAAACCATTATACCGCAGCCAAACGTCGTCGCTCTACCGACGCTTATACCCCAGGAGGAGAAGCAGGCTTTCGCCCCGACTATGCGGCAAGTGTATATACCAAAATCTTAAAACAACTCTATCCTGATGTACCTGTATTGGTAGGAGGGATTGAGGCATCACTGCGTAGGGTGACACACTACGACTATTGGCAAGACAAGCTTTTTCCGAGTGTGCTCGAAAGCAGCGGCGCCGACATGTTGGTGTATGGCATGGGCGAACAGTCGCTACGCGAAATACTCAAGTTGGCCGAAAAAGGAGTGCCTTTCTCTTCTATGCGCACCATCCCCCAAACTGCCTTTATGGTGGGCGAAGATGAAAAAATGCCCCGCAACAAAAACTGGAAAGACGTAGAGATCAACGGGCATGAAGACTGCTTGAAAGACAAGGTAAAATATGCGGCTAACTTTAAGGTGGTAGAACAAGAGTCGAACAAAGCCCAGGCAAGGCGTATTTTACAAAAAACAGGCAAGCGTACTTTGGTGATTAACCCACCTTACCCACCAATGGAAGAAGCAGTGATAGACCATTCGTTTGACTTGCCTTATACCCGTTTGCCTCACCCCAAGTACAAAAAAAGAGGAGCAATACCTGCCTACGAAATGATCAAGTTCTCGATCAACATGCACCGGGGTTGCTTTGGAGGCTGTAGCTTTTGTACCATCTCGGCGCACCAGGGCAAGTTTATCGCTTCTCGTTCCAAAGAGTCTATCATGAAAGAAGTAGACGCCGTAACCAAAATGCCAGATTTTAAAGGTTACATCAGTGATTTGGGAGGTCCTTCAGCAAATATGTATAAAATGAAGGGCAAAGTGCAGGAAATTTGTGACCGCTGTGTGGCGCCTTCGTGCATTCACCCGGTAGTATGCCATAACCTTGACACCAGCCACAAACCCTTAACGGAGATTTATAAGGAAGCAGCCGCCCATCCTTCAGTCAAAAAAGCCTTTGTGGGGAGTGGCATTCGTTACGACTTGCTGGTAAAAGGGCACAACAAGGTAGGAGACGATGACGATATGGAGGAGTACATGGACAACCTTATCCAAAACCATATATCAGGACGGTTAAAGGTGGCTCCTGAGCATACGTCCGACAATACTTTGAAGATCATGCGTAAGCCCTCGTTTAAGCATTTCCACGATTTTAAGAAGCGCTACGACCGCATTAACAAAAAATACGGCAAAGACCAACCTTTGATTCCTTATTTCATATCGGGGCATCCCGGTTGCGAAGAAGAAGACATGGCAAACCTGGCGTGCGAAACCAAGGACATGGGTTTTCAGCTGGAGCAGGTGCAGGGTTTTACTCCTACTCCCATGACAGTGGCTACCGTGATTTATTATGCAGGGGTACACCCTTATACCCTACAGCCTACTTATACCGCCAAAAGTGAGAAAGATAAGAAAAATCAACACCTGTTCTTTTTTTGGTATAAATCAGAAAACCGCCGCCGCATTGCCGACAAGCTCAACAATATGAACCGACCCGATATGCTGAAAAAATTATTGGGGAAACCCCAGCCAGAAAAATCAGCCAAAGCCGATCATCGTAAAAAGCAGTATAGAAAAAATAAAAGTAAGAAAAGAAGATAA
- a CDS encoding tetratricopeptide repeat protein: protein MIQYLQGLLLSLLLITSAFAQKPAQLTPKQEDIWTFFSLHKDELIQRFRMVHQLQHRNKRPSQMSKAILQYQIKHLEALFVRCMWVFDLHLSHYQVKQVIARKRQKQPWLDLVAYNFPYIQLQMMIEGSCWGWQSAREALYINQVSDAYSEDNYAKALKIANKNLQENPEDGVSLLYKGLVLADSLNKPALIEEYTTRALVATPDLHKAYYYRARYYVSVGKKELARQDIDRALLYWAESPRYLLHSVLIHLQMKQLDEAEKALDKVLRLNDRYVEAYLAKGNIHLFRKNYDLALIDFTKAIRLDSSNHHAFSGSGVAYQKLGKYTKALTEFNKAIALNKEAYLYAERGDIYRLLGKHEEALRDYDQSIALGNNNFTPFEGKAFTLLSLKEYDKALAMFKLTLTKKIPADNKIYTYNNIGHTYYKMGKYAEALKHINYSLSKNNKNSYAYKNRALVYIAQGKKALACADLTKAQALGYRKLFGNEVQELQQKHCR from the coding sequence GTGATACAATATTTACAAGGGCTGCTCCTGAGCCTACTCCTCATAACTTCGGCTTTCGCCCAAAAACCTGCTCAACTTACTCCAAAACAAGAAGACATCTGGACGTTTTTTTCTTTGCACAAGGACGAGCTCATACAAAGGTTTCGTATGGTACATCAACTCCAGCATCGTAACAAAAGACCCTCGCAAATGAGTAAGGCTATTCTACAGTATCAAATCAAACATTTAGAAGCTTTATTTGTACGTTGTATGTGGGTGTTCGATCTGCACCTTTCTCACTATCAAGTCAAACAAGTGATTGCGCGAAAGCGACAAAAACAACCTTGGTTAGACCTTGTTGCTTATAACTTTCCCTACATTCAATTACAGATGATGATAGAGGGTAGTTGTTGGGGCTGGCAAAGTGCCCGCGAAGCACTTTATATCAATCAGGTAAGCGATGCTTATTCTGAAGACAATTATGCAAAAGCGTTGAAAATAGCCAACAAAAATTTGCAGGAAAACCCTGAAGATGGAGTTTCCTTACTTTACAAAGGGCTTGTCTTGGCCGATTCGTTAAACAAACCAGCACTCATAGAAGAGTACACCACCAGGGCATTGGTGGCAACCCCCGATTTGCACAAAGCATATTACTACAGAGCAAGATACTATGTATCGGTAGGTAAAAAAGAGTTGGCAAGGCAAGACATTGACAGGGCGTTGTTGTATTGGGCTGAGTCGCCCCGGTATTTATTACATAGTGTTTTGATACACCTGCAAATGAAACAGTTGGATGAAGCCGAAAAGGCCTTAGACAAAGTTTTACGCTTAAACGATCGGTATGTAGAGGCGTATTTGGCTAAAGGAAATATTCATTTATTTAGAAAAAACTACGACTTGGCATTGATTGATTTTACCAAGGCAATCCGCTTGGATAGTAGCAACCATCATGCGTTTAGTGGTAGTGGAGTGGCGTATCAAAAATTGGGTAAATACACCAAGGCATTGACTGAGTTTAATAAGGCCATAGCTCTAAATAAAGAGGCCTATTTATACGCCGAAAGAGGCGATATTTATAGGCTGTTGGGCAAGCATGAGGAAGCTTTGCGCGACTACGACCAGTCAATTGCTTTGGGAAACAACAACTTTACTCCTTTTGAGGGCAAAGCATTTACTTTATTAAGTTTGAAGGAATATGACAAGGCACTGGCTATGTTTAAGCTTACCTTGACTAAAAAAATACCTGCTGACAACAAAATATATACTTATAACAATATTGGACACACCTATTATAAAATGGGTAAATACGCTGAAGCCTTGAAACACATCAACTATTCGCTGTCGAAAAACAATAAAAACTCCTATGCCTATAAAAATCGGGCGTTGGTGTATATAGCGCAAGGTAAAAAAGCGTTGGCCTGTGCTGATTTGACCAAAGCGCAAGCTTTGGGTTATCGAAAATTATTTGGCAATGAGGTGCAAGAGTTGCAGCAAAAGCATTGTAGGTAA
- a CDS encoding arginase family protein, producing MKVFYNKQQTVQSIGSDSPSAGKPKLVLQAWKKLGYPMEIMKVRPLTVDELCLAHDPSYVRGVLKGNIKNGFDNKNKEIAKSLLWTTGSFVSAATYAYQHRTSTFSPTSGFHHACYDQAAGFCTFAGLTIAAILMKKRFGAKKIGILDLDSHSGDGTDQTLYKTGHENLVEHYSLGYEDVNIYNNEQWLTNLPDLIRNRFSDCEVLFYQAGVDCHMDDPYVDSGQFTTEQIAEREKIVYTTCRALKLPVVTNLAGGYQKPIEKVVHLHNLTAIAFHEANQ from the coding sequence ATGAAGGTTTTTTATAATAAACAACAAACAGTTCAGTCTATCGGCAGTGATTCTCCCAGTGCAGGAAAACCCAAGCTCGTTTTGCAAGCCTGGAAAAAGTTGGGGTACCCCATGGAGATAATGAAAGTTCGTCCTTTAACTGTAGATGAATTGTGTTTGGCTCATGACCCTTCTTATGTACGAGGTGTTTTGAAGGGGAATATCAAAAATGGGTTTGATAACAAAAATAAAGAAATAGCCAAGAGTTTGTTATGGACTACGGGTAGTTTTGTTAGTGCGGCTACTTATGCTTATCAACACCGTACATCGACATTCTCGCCAACCTCTGGTTTTCATCACGCATGTTACGATCAAGCCGCAGGGTTTTGTACTTTTGCTGGTTTAACGATTGCCGCTATTTTGATGAAAAAGCGTTTTGGAGCCAAGAAAATCGGTATTTTGGATCTCGACTCGCACTCAGGCGATGGCACCGATCAAACCTTATATAAAACAGGCCATGAAAATTTAGTTGAGCATTATTCACTAGGGTACGAAGATGTGAACATTTACAACAATGAACAATGGCTCACCAATCTTCCCGACTTGATTCGTAATCGTTTTAGTGATTGTGAGGTGCTTTTTTATCAAGCGGGTGTCGATTGCCACATGGATGATCCGTATGTTGATAGTGGTCAGTTTACCACTGAGCAAATTGCGGAACGAGAAAAAATTGTATACACTACCTGTCGAGCGCTAAAGCTACCAGTTGTGACAAATTTGGCAGGGGGATATCAAAAACCAATTGAAAAAGTAGTCCACCTACATAACCTAACCGCCATTGCCTTTCATGAAGCAAATCAATGA